The Hydrotalea sp. genome segment TCGCTTTGTGCTTCCTTATAAATACCGCCATAAAGTTCAGAGGTTGAGGCCTGATAATAACGGGTAGTTTTTTCCAGCTTCAGGGTGCGGATAGCCTCCAGCAATCTTAATGCCCCCATGCCGTCTGAATTGGCGGTGTATTCGGGTTCCTCGAAAGAAACCGCAACGTGGCTTTGCGCCGCCAGGTTATAAATCTCATCGGGTTTAACCTCGGCCAAAATATGAATCAAGCTGGAGGAATCGGTCATGTCGCCATGGTGGAGGTGGAAATTCTGTTTGCCCTCATGCTCGTCATGGAACAGGTGGTCGATGCGCGCCGTGTTAAACAGCGAGGTGCGACGTTTTATACCATGAACCTCATACCCCTTATTAAGGAGCAATTCGGCAAGGTAAGAACCATCTTGACCAGTGACGCCAGTGATAACCGCTTTTTTCTTCATTTGGTTTACTTAACAAATTTCATTTTATTTAACAACGTGATTTGCAATGGCGCCATAATGGCCGTGACCTTGATTGACAATCGGCAGGCAATTATATAAACCAACCATAACATGAAAAGCGATATGGCAACGATATACCCCGTTTTGTTATGCGGTGGCACCGGGTCGCGGTTATGGCCAATATCGCGCAAGGCCAAGCCCAAGCAATTTTTAAGCCTGCTGGAAAAAAACCAAAGCCTGTTTCAGGGCACCCTCGCCCGTTTGAAAAAAATGCCCAAAACGGCCAATTTGTTGCTGGGGGATGTAACCTGCGTTGGCGCCGGCACCATCGGCGGGGCGGTTGCCCATCAATTTTTTATTCACGACCAATTACGTGCCGAGGGCACCCACGCCACCATATTGTTGGAACCAGCGGGTCGCGATTCGGGCCCGGCGATTTTGGCGGCCAGCATTTACCACCAGCAACAGGTTGCCAAAAACGGCGACGACCAAAATGGCATGATGTTGATTTTGCCATGCGACCATTATATTGCGAACCCGGCGGCATTTTACGCCGCATTGACCTGCGCGGTGGAAACCCTGCGGGTTGAGCATGACGCGATTGTTACATTTGGCATTCACCCCAGCATGCCGTCAAAAAACTATGGTTATATTTTGCCGTCATTCAAAAAAATAAAAAAAGGCAACTTGGGGAAATCGCTTCATTGTTTGCCGATTGATAGCTTCAAGGAAAAACCCGACGCCGCCACCGCCAAAAAATATATCGCCAAGGGTTATTTATGGAACAGCGGGATTTTTATGTTCCACGCGGACACGGTGATAAATGAATATAAACGTCTACACCCCGAGACATATAAATTGGTGGCGGCGGCAATTGCCGGCATAAAAAAAGATTCAAACGATGATTGGTCGTTCGATTGGTTGGCGGCGGATTATGAAAAAATTAAACCCCTGTCGTTTGATTACGCCATTATGGAAAAAAGCAAAAAAACATTTGTTACCACCATGGGCAAGAACGACGATTGGGGTTGGTCCGATTTGGGCAGTTTCGATGAAATCAAACGCCTGCACCAAAGCGACAAGAACAACAATTATGTTCACGAAAGCCACGAGGCCGACAGCATCACCCCCCCGCCGGTGGTGATGGAACAATCGACCAACAACCTGGTCATTAACCAGGGGGAGCAGACCATCGCCCTGCTTGGCGTCGATAACAAGGCGGTGATTGCGTCTAAGGATGCTTTGTTGATTGCCGATTTGGATAAATTGGGCGAGATGAAAAACCTGGTTGCCAATATAAAAACACAACAGGGCAAGGCGAAAAACGCCCACCCGCACGATATTACCACCCACCACAGCGCGGTAACGCGACCGTGGGGTTATTATCAATCGTTAAAAATTGACAATGGTTAT includes the following:
- a CDS encoding mannose-1-phosphate guanylyltransferase/mannose-6-phosphate isomerase; amino-acid sequence: MKSDMATIYPVLLCGGTGSRLWPISRKAKPKQFLSLLEKNQSLFQGTLARLKKMPKTANLLLGDVTCVGAGTIGGAVAHQFFIHDQLRAEGTHATILLEPAGRDSGPAILAASIYHQQQVAKNGDDQNGMMLILPCDHYIANPAAFYAALTCAVETLRVEHDAIVTFGIHPSMPSKNYGYILPSFKKIKKGNLGKSLHCLPIDSFKEKPDAATAKKYIAKGYLWNSGIFMFHADTVINEYKRLHPETYKLVAAAIAGIKKDSNDDWSFDWLAADYEKIKPLSFDYAIMEKSKKTFVTTMGKNDDWGWSDLGSFDEIKRLHQSDKNNNYVHESHEADSITPPPVVMEQSTNNLVINQGEQTIALLGVDNKAVIASKDALLIADLDKLGEMKNLVANIKTQQGKAKNAHPHDITTHHSAVTRPWGYYQSLKIDNGYQVKKLFLKPKAKISLQKHKHRSEHWVVVKGTGRVTLGETMATLKDVDLQRNQSIYIPLGFIHRLENIGTENLELVEVQTGGYLGEDDIERLEDIYHRQ